The Acidimicrobiia bacterium genome contains a region encoding:
- the dinB gene encoding DNA polymerase IV, whose translation MFVPVPATGDATILHADLDAFYASVEQRDDPRLRGRPVIVGGGVVLAASYEARAFGVHSAMGGAQARRMCPRAIVVEPRMSAYSEASRAVFEVFDDTTPLVEGLSIDEAFLDVGGLRRIAGTPTEIAEQLRRDVRERVGLPITVGVARTKFLAKVASGLAKPDGLLVVEPDRERAFLHPLPVRRLWGVGPVTADKLRERGITTVGEVADLTEAILVSMLGPASGRHLHALAHNHDPRSVQTRSRRRSIGSQHALGRAAKSPDAIDASVVALVDRVARRMRMAKRVGRTVTIRLRFDDFARATRSHTLDGATAHTETILAATRALVASAMSLIDAQGLTLVGVAVTNLSDDDAIQLVLPFDRHRDDALDTALDGVRDRFGSAAVTRAVQLGRDQGLSVPLLPD comes from the coding sequence ATGTTCGTGCCAGTGCCTGCGACCGGCGACGCCACCATCCTGCACGCCGATCTCGACGCGTTCTACGCGTCGGTCGAGCAGCGCGACGATCCGCGGCTGCGTGGCCGCCCCGTGATCGTGGGCGGCGGGGTGGTGCTCGCAGCGAGTTACGAGGCGAGGGCGTTCGGCGTGCACAGCGCGATGGGAGGCGCGCAGGCGCGCCGGATGTGCCCGAGGGCGATCGTGGTCGAGCCGCGGATGTCCGCGTACTCGGAGGCGAGCCGCGCGGTGTTCGAGGTGTTCGACGACACCACGCCGCTGGTCGAGGGCCTGTCGATCGACGAGGCGTTCCTCGACGTCGGTGGACTCCGGCGCATCGCGGGCACACCGACCGAGATCGCCGAGCAGTTGCGACGCGACGTGCGCGAGCGCGTGGGACTCCCCATCACCGTCGGCGTCGCGCGCACGAAGTTCCTCGCGAAGGTAGCGAGCGGGCTCGCGAAACCCGACGGTCTGCTCGTGGTAGAGCCCGACCGTGAGCGCGCGTTCTTGCATCCGCTCCCGGTCCGGCGGCTGTGGGGTGTCGGCCCCGTTACCGCCGACAAGCTCCGCGAGCGGGGGATCACCACCGTGGGCGAGGTCGCCGACCTGACCGAAGCGATCCTCGTGTCGATGCTCGGTCCCGCGTCCGGGCGGCACCTCCATGCGCTTGCGCACAACCACGATCCCCGGTCGGTGCAGACCCGGAGCCGCCGGCGTTCGATCGGCTCGCAGCACGCGCTCGGACGCGCGGCAAAGTCGCCCGACGCCATCGACGCTTCGGTCGTCGCGCTGGTCGACCGTGTCGCGCGTCGGATGCGCATGGCGAAGCGAGTCGGCCGCACGGTCACCATCCGGTTGCGCTTCGACGACTTCGCACGCGCGACGCGGTCGCACACGCTCGATGGCGCGACCGCGCACACGGAGACGATCCTCGCCGCCACGCGTGCGCTCGTTGCCTCGGCGATGTCGCTGATCGACGCGCAGGGCCTCACCCTCGTCGGGGTCGCGGTCACCAATCTGTCCGACGACGATGCCATCCAGCTCGTGCTGCCGTTCGACCGGCATCGAGACGATGCGCTCGACACCGCGCTCGACGGTGTACGCGACCGCTTCGGATCGGCCGCAGTCACCCGCGCGGTGCAGCTCGGTCGCGACCAGGGCCTCTCGGTGCCGCTGCTGCCCGACTGA
- a CDS encoding helix-turn-helix domain-containing protein: protein MPDPDPRNDFPPVLTTAMAAELLQVHVEYLRRMVREGRIPCHRFPGGRGMRFLRDELLGWLAALPGADQSASTGRGAGVRATASGGKMSR from the coding sequence ATGCCGGATCCGGATCCGCGGAACGACTTCCCGCCGGTGCTCACCACGGCGATGGCGGCGGAACTGCTCCAGGTGCACGTCGAGTACCTGCGGCGGATGGTGCGCGAGGGCCGGATCCCGTGTCACCGGTTCCCCGGCGGGCGCGGCATGCGCTTCTTGCGCGACGAGTTGCTCGGGTGGCTCGCCGCGCTCCCCGGAGCCGATCAATCGGCGTCGACCGGCCGCGGTGCCGGCGTGCGCGCGACGGCGAGCGGGGGGAAGATGTCGCGGTGA
- the cpaB gene encoding Flp pilus assembly protein CpaB, whose amino-acid sequence MVALPIGEARGTAGVPRRKLTARFSSGHLVMVVAGLLGMVLGIAALRRDPGGVEVAVAAHQIHAGETVTAGDFRTERVQMGRELLATFVRARDVRGLRGRIAAATIESGEPVIRRELRPRAAKAGLRAMSIPIDPARAVGGRLAAGDRIDVLFAGDREVSIIVRDAEVLGVDAKGRGGIGETSSPFTVTIAVDARQSQLLAAAIADGDISIARTTGALSSAGTAPQPLDRVGTSTDVEP is encoded by the coding sequence ATGGTGGCGTTGCCGATCGGAGAGGCACGGGGCACGGCGGGTGTGCCCCGACGCAAGCTCACCGCACGCTTCTCGTCGGGTCATCTGGTGATGGTCGTCGCCGGTCTGCTCGGAATGGTCCTGGGCATCGCGGCCCTTCGGCGCGATCCCGGCGGCGTCGAGGTCGCGGTCGCCGCGCACCAGATCCACGCGGGCGAGACCGTCACCGCCGGCGACTTTCGCACCGAGCGCGTACAGATGGGCCGCGAGCTGCTCGCGACCTTCGTGCGCGCGCGCGACGTGCGTGGGCTGCGCGGTCGCATCGCCGCCGCGACCATCGAGTCGGGCGAGCCCGTCATTCGTCGAGAGCTGCGGCCACGCGCGGCCAAGGCGGGGCTTCGCGCAATGAGCATCCCGATCGATCCCGCGCGAGCGGTGGGTGGCCGACTCGCCGCCGGGGATCGCATCGACGTGTTGTTCGCGGGCGACCGCGAGGTGTCGATCATCGTGCGCGACGCCGAAGTGCTCGGGGTCGACGCCAAGGGGCGCGGTGGCATCGGCGAGACGAGCAGTCCGTTCACGGTGACGATCGCCGTCGACGCGCGACAGTCGCAACTGCTCGCGGCCGCGATCGCCGACGGCGACATCTCCATCGCCCGCACCACTGGAGCGCTGTCCTCGGCAGGCACCGCCCCGCAGCCGCTCGACCGCGTCGGCACGTCGACCGACGTCGAGCCATAG
- a CDS encoding ATPase, T2SS/T4P/T4SS family, protein MTVDAYDGIRRDVLARIERRQLRPEGDLDEVRLEVHHAVDEYERLARLGEELPLVSPSVMVDRVLRSITDFGPMTDLIARRDVEEIFLEGARVSYLDGSGRLRGLTVPTSEEENRQMIERLLAPTDRQLNTKHPMVQARVLDGTARLTAAIPPIGDRLSATLRRYVVRNVTLDDLVSRDSLSREAAAFLGALMQLRSRVTVSGEPGAGKTTLA, encoded by the coding sequence ATGACGGTCGACGCCTACGACGGGATCCGGCGTGACGTGCTCGCGCGCATCGAGCGGCGGCAGCTCCGGCCGGAGGGCGATCTCGACGAGGTTCGCCTCGAGGTGCACCACGCGGTCGACGAGTACGAGCGGCTCGCGAGGCTGGGTGAGGAACTGCCGCTGGTCTCGCCGTCGGTCATGGTCGACCGCGTCCTCAGATCGATCACCGACTTCGGCCCGATGACCGACCTCATCGCGCGCCGCGACGTCGAGGAGATCTTCCTGGAGGGAGCGCGCGTGTCGTATCTCGACGGCTCCGGACGACTGCGCGGGCTCACCGTTCCCACCAGCGAGGAGGAGAACCGCCAGATGATCGAGCGGCTGCTCGCGCCCACCGACCGGCAGCTGAATACGAAGCACCCGATGGTGCAGGCCCGCGTGCTCGACGGCACCGCAAGGCTCACCGCGGCGATCCCGCCAATCGGCGACCGGCTGTCGGCGACCCTGCGGCGCTACGTCGTTCGCAACGTCACGCTCGACGACCTCGTGTCTCGCGACTCATTGTCCCGGGAGGCGGCCGCATTTCTCGGCGCACTGATGCAGCTCCGCAGCCGGGTCACGGTCTCCGGCGAACCGGGCGCGGGCAAGACCACCCTCGCC
- a CDS encoding ATPase, T2SS/T4P/T4SS family — translation ALLAAAPPSHCVRSCEEIRELAVPITHGSYYEVRPPALDGTGEISMRDLVKFVLAMRPDRIVVGEVRGAEAFELTRAVNAGCGFLCTVHANSAAEALDALVNAALMAGENVTERIVRKVFSESLDVVIHVDRDDIVSGDADALRRQVMEIVAVVPALRNDFTVEPLFVRDAIGAPLRWTGAFPSRLEERLARVLPEVQLHAIVSGAERQS, via the coding sequence CCGCGCTGCTCGCGGCGGCGCCCCCCAGCCATTGCGTGCGGTCCTGCGAGGAGATCCGCGAGCTGGCGGTGCCGATCACCCACGGTTCGTACTATGAGGTCCGTCCGCCTGCGCTCGACGGCACGGGCGAGATCAGCATGCGCGACCTGGTCAAGTTCGTGCTCGCGATGCGACCCGATCGGATCGTCGTCGGCGAGGTGCGTGGCGCCGAGGCATTCGAGCTCACCCGAGCGGTGAACGCGGGCTGCGGGTTCTTGTGCACGGTCCACGCCAACAGTGCCGCCGAGGCGTTGGACGCGCTGGTCAACGCCGCGCTGATGGCAGGCGAGAACGTGACCGAACGGATCGTGCGCAAGGTCTTCTCCGAGTCGCTCGACGTCGTGATCCACGTCGACCGCGACGACATCGTGAGTGGCGACGCCGATGCGCTGCGCCGGCAGGTGATGGAGATCGTTGCGGTCGTCCCGGCGCTGCGAAACGACTTCACCGTGGAGCCGCTGTTCGTGCGCGACGCGATCGGCGCGCCGCTGCGGTGGACGGGTGCGTTCCCGTCGCGACTCGAGGAGCGTCTCGCCCGCGTGCTGCCCGAAGTACAACTCCACGCGATCGTCTCCGGCGCGGAGCGGCAATCGTGA
- a CDS encoding type II secretion system F family protein — protein MTDGFLLAIAVAGTGLAAAGAAALVVRPAPRLAPRVRPYTVVTRTRVRGDADIAALLQPSHQTRGGWMYRLVAPPLLALAARVGRVVERREDESLALSLRQAGYVGVSPADYRTGVVTRLALFGAAGVGFGIVVFHSPLATLGLAACGAVFGASRSRGRIDRAIRDRAERIRLELYTVNQLLAMNVRTGAGPIQAVQRLIDRGSGVVVEELRAVLTAVRRGTAEPAAFRRAAELTPEPAAARTYKLFAAGAERGVDLAAGLRALSEDLRDARREEIRKSATRRRAAMLVPTIAVLAPVMLLFIAAPLPSIVFGSR, from the coding sequence GTGACCGACGGGTTCCTCCTCGCGATCGCCGTAGCGGGAACCGGGCTCGCGGCGGCGGGTGCGGCTGCCCTCGTCGTCCGGCCTGCCCCTCGCCTGGCGCCGCGGGTTCGTCCGTACACGGTGGTCACACGCACGCGCGTGCGTGGCGACGCCGACATTGCCGCGCTCCTGCAGCCCTCTCATCAGACGCGCGGCGGCTGGATGTACCGCCTTGTCGCGCCGCCGTTGCTCGCGCTCGCGGCGCGAGTGGGACGCGTCGTCGAGCGGCGTGAAGACGAGTCGCTCGCGCTCTCACTCCGGCAGGCGGGGTACGTCGGCGTATCGCCCGCCGACTACCGCACGGGCGTCGTCACCCGGTTGGCCCTGTTCGGCGCTGCCGGGGTCGGGTTCGGCATCGTCGTGTTTCACTCTCCTCTTGCCACGCTCGGGCTCGCGGCGTGCGGTGCGGTGTTCGGCGCGTCGCGATCGCGCGGCCGAATCGACCGCGCGATTCGTGACCGAGCTGAGCGCATCCGGCTCGAGCTCTACACGGTGAACCAACTCCTCGCGATGAACGTCCGCACCGGCGCAGGTCCGATTCAGGCGGTGCAGCGACTCATCGACCGCGGTTCGGGCGTGGTCGTGGAGGAGCTCCGCGCGGTGCTCACCGCGGTCCGGCGCGGCACGGCCGAGCCCGCGGCCTTCCGGCGCGCGGCCGAGCTCACGCCCGAACCGGCCGCTGCGCGCACATACAAGCTGTTCGCCGCAGGCGCCGAGCGCGGTGTCGACCTCGCGGCTGGGCTTCGGGCGCTCAGCGAAGACCTCCGCGACGCGCGGCGCGAGGAGATCCGCAAGTCCGCCACGAGACGCCGCGCCGCCATGCTCGTGCCGACGATCGCGGTGCTCGCGCCCGTGATGTTGCTGTTCATCGCCGCGCCACTCCCTTCGATCGTCTTCGGGAGCCGGTGA
- a CDS encoding pilus assembly protein TadG-related protein — MSHLGQPARERGAVTLWLLGLCVMLFALGGISVDLWRSFSARRALASGADAAALAGASAIDEGRYRKSEVIALVPAIAEHRARASLAGQPDQAARRGADVLATEESVTVIVRGRVGFTLLGLFGHGDFDVEVVATAIPRRSL; from the coding sequence GTGAGCCATCTCGGCCAACCGGCCCGCGAGCGGGGCGCCGTGACGCTCTGGTTGCTCGGCCTCTGCGTGATGCTGTTCGCACTCGGCGGCATCAGCGTCGACCTCTGGAGGTCGTTCTCCGCGCGTCGCGCGCTGGCGTCCGGCGCCGACGCGGCCGCGCTGGCCGGCGCCTCGGCGATCGACGAAGGGCGGTACCGCAAGTCGGAGGTCATCGCGCTCGTGCCGGCAATCGCCGAGCACCGCGCTCGGGCGAGTCTCGCCGGGCAGCCTGACCAGGCCGCGCGGCGCGGCGCTGACGTGCTCGCCACCGAGGAGTCGGTCACCGTCATCGTGCGCGGTCGCGTCGGTTTCACGCTCCTCGGCCTCTTCGGTCATGGCGACTTCGACGTGGAAGTGGTCGCTACCGCCATCCCTCGGCGTTCGTTGTGA